The nucleotide window CCTCGCGCAGCAGGTTCAGGGTGATGGCCACGCTGCATGCCATGCCCACCACCTGCTCGCGCAGGAACTGCACCTGCTCGGCGTTGACCTCTGGCGCGGGCTGTGCGGGTGCATCGGGTGTTTCGCCTTCCGCATCGGGCGCAGCACCGCCCGCTGCATCGCCAGTCAGGCCGCCGGACAGCAGCAGGGTTTGCAGCTTCTCCATTTCCTTGGCGGCGGGGTCGATGCACACGATCTGGCTGATGAAGTCGATGTCGCCCGTGGCAAAGGGGTAGTCGGGCCGTGCGGCCATGCCCTGCAGGATGTCGTGCACCAGCTTGCGCGCCTTGCGGCTGACGAAGTCGCGCGTCTCGAACTCGAACAGGGTCTGCACCCGCGTCTTGTCCAGGGGTTTCGGCGTGCGGCACAGTCGTTCCAGCAGGGCGTCGAAGGGGTAGCGGATGACCAGCAGCGAGCGTTCCTTGGACAGGGTGAACGCTTCCTGCGTCATGATGGCGTCGTAGGCCTCGTCCACCATGCGCACCACGAAGTGTTCGAAGTGCTTGCGCCAGAACTGTTCGTCCAGTTCGGTGGATTCGGTGATCGCGTCCGAGGGGCCAAGGGCTTCTTCGCCGTAGGCGCGGACCAGGGTTTCGATGAAATTGTCGGTACACAGGGCGGTGGTGTACACCACGCCCTGCACGCATTTCAGCAACTGGGTCTCGGTGTTCACCAGGCGGGTGCGCAGCTGGCTGGAATCGCCCCCGCCGGGCTTGGCGTACTGCCCCAACTGGGCCACGAATTCGCCCACCAGCTTGCGGATGTGCCCGTGCAGCGGGTCCACGGCGCCGCGCGCGGCCACGATCTCGATGATGGACCGTTGCTGCGTTTCCAGCAGGGGATATTCGTTGATGCGGTCACTGTTGGTGCGGATGAGGCTGAGCAGCACCTCGCGCTCCACCACTTCGCGCACGGCGCGGCGATCCTTGGTGGCGGCAAGGCAGGCCACGTAGGTGGCCAGGCGTTCATCGGGTGGCGGGCCTTGCGTCGGTTCGTGGTTTCGCGCGTCGGTCATGGCAGGTTCCTGCGTGCGGCGTTCTGCGGGTGCGAGACTGGGGGTAATCCCCCATTCGCATGTGGGGGCGCTCCATGTCTCTGTCCGCTGACGGGCGGATTGTCAATCCCGATATCATGAAGTCAGCTCTCGTGCCATGGCTTCGCCCTGTCCGCCGCCCCCGGCCATGCGGGCCAGTTCCTTGCGGATGTCCTCGCCATCCAGTCTGCGGCACAGGGTGAAGGTGGCATTGTCCGCCACCTCCTTGCTGACCTGGAAGTGCCTGCCCGCGCGGGCGGCCAACTGCGGCCAATGGGTAATCAGGATCACCTGCCTGCGCCCGGCCAGCGCGGCCAGCCGGTCCGAGACCCGGTTCAAGGTCAGCCCGCCCACGCCGGAATCCACTTCGTCGAAGATCAGTGTGGCGGTCTCGTCGCGGGCCATCAGCCCCACCACGGCCAGCAGGAAGCGCGAAAGTTCGCCCCCGGAGGCTATGCGGTCCAGCGGCTGCGGCGGCTGGCCGGGGTTGGGCACCCACATCAGGCGCGCCCGGTCTTCCACGCAGCCGGGCCACGGCTCGTGCGGGGTGAAGTCGAAGGCCACGCGCACATGCTCTGAAAAGCCCAGGCCCGCCAGTTCGCCCTCCAGCGCCTGGGCCAGCCGTGCGGCGGCCTCGTGCCGGGCGGGGTTCAGTTCGGCCAGCACGGCGCACAGCCGTTCCTTCAGGGCCTCTTCCTCACGCTCCAGGGTGCGCAGGTCCAGGCGGCAGGCATCCAGAAACGAAAGATTTTCCTCGATCTCGCGGCGCAGATCCACGATCTCGTCCAGGGTGCGGCGCAACTTGCGCTTGAGCTGGGCCAGTTCGTACAGCCGCTTTTCGATGGATTCCACGTCCATGTCGTCGTCACCATCGGATGCGGCGGGGGCGGGGCGGCGGCGCAGGCGGCGCTCCAGGTCGGCCAGCCCCTGCCGGAAGGCCGAAATGGTGGCCACGTCACCAGACCAGCCGGAGGCATCACCAGACGAGTCGGGGGCGTCACCGGCGGCAGAGGCATGCAGCCGGGCAAGCCCGTCCAGCGCCCGTTCCAGCAGGCCAAGGGCCTCGGCCACGCCGGGGCCGTCCTCGCCGCGCAGCACGGCCAGGGCGCGTTCCTGCGCCTGCTGGGCCGACGCCACGTCGCGCAGGGCGCGGCGGCGTTCCTCCAGCCGGTCTTCCTCGCCCGCCTCGGGGGCTACCTTGTCGATCTCGCGCTGCTGGAATTCCAGCACATCGCGCCGATCCTCCAGCGTGCGCGCACGGGTTGCCAGTTCCTCGCGTCTCGCGGCCACATCGCGCAGTTCCTTCAGTCCTTCGTCGCGGGCGGCCAGCAGGTCGGGCCGGTTCAGGAATTCATCCAGCAGCCGGGCCTGGAAGGCGGGTTGCAGCAGTTTCTGCTGGCCGTGCTGACTGGTGTGTACCACCAGCGAGGCGCGCATGTCGCGCACCGCGTCCTGCGAGCTCAGCCGGTCGTTGATGAACAGGCGGCTGCGGCCCGTGTCCGCCGTCAGTTCGCGGCGCAGCACCATGTCGCCGTCGGCAAGGGCGAACAAGGCCTCCACATGGGCCTTTTCCTTGCCGGGGCGGACCATGTCGGCCGTCAGCCGGTCGCCGATGAGGAAGTTGAGCGCCTTGAGGATGAAGCTCTTTCCCGCGCCCGTTTCGCCGGTAAGGGCGTTGAGGCCGGGGGCGAAGTCTAGTTCCATGTCCTCGATGAGCGCGAGGTCCCGAATGCGCAGATATTCCAGCATGAGGTGTCCTTGCTCAGGTCCGGTGGCCGTCGTCCGCCGGGGGGGCGGTGATGGCGTTCGGTGAAAGGTCGATTTCGGCGTTCGGATTCGCGGTCTGCGGGGTGCCTGGTGGTGCGGCGGATGATGGCGCGGGCGCTGCTGCGGATGGCGTGGCGGGCGCCATATCCAGTCCCCGGCGCAGGTGCCCGCCCGGGCCGTGCCCGTCCAGCAGCCGCAGGAAGGCCCGTTCCTGGCCCTCCGTGGTGGCGCGTCGTCCGGCCTCGGCAAGTTCGTGCAGCCCTTGTTCCACGCGGTAGGCGCGCAGGCTGGCCAGGCCGTACTCCGCCTGGGTGCGCCACGGCGCGCCGGGCTCCAGCGCCAGACGTGCCAGAATGCCGAGCCTGTAGAAAGTGAGCGCCTTGCGGCGTGAAGTCAAGCGCTCAACCCCCCGCATCCATTCAAGGTCGCCGCCGTTGTGGCGTTGCGCCAGCACCAGCATCTCGAAGGCAGCTTCCGGGCAGTGGCGCTCCGGATCATAGGTGAACCCCGGCTGGGCATCGCGGTCTTCGCGGCGCAGCAGTTCCGCCCACAGCAGGCAGGCGTGGTATACTGATTGCGGCTTTTCCGGGGCGCGCGGTTGCCGGGCCTGGTGCAGGCGGTACCAGAAGGGTTTGGCGGCCTTCAGGTCGCCGCGCAGCAGCGCCGCCCCGGCGGCGGCCACGTTGACGTCCACGTCGTCCGCGTGGGCTCCGGTGGCCAGCAGCCGGTCGAACAGTTCCGCCAGGGCAGGCGTTTCGCGTACCGGCAGGGGAGGCTGCCCCTTGGGCGGTTCCGCAGCCGCGCGCAGCCGCGCGGCCATGTTCGCCGGGGTTTCGGGCAGGGTGTCCAGGGCGGTGGACACCGCGTCCGGCGGCAGGTCCAGGGCACCGCCGCGCATGCGGTGGAACAGCGTCAGCCACAGGGCCTCCGCGCCTGCCGCACCGGTGGCGGCGTTGCCCGGCGCCCTGTCCACGGCATCCAGCACCGTGGCCGCCCGGTGGCCCGGCAGGTGGTGCGCTTGCACCCGCTCCCATGCGGCCCGACCGATGCGTTCGGCCACATCCGGCTTGCGCAGCAGGAAACGCAGTTTTTCCAGCAGGTCCAGCCCGTCGGTGTAGACCACCATTTCGTGGCCGTCCTCGAACAGCGCGTCCTGATCCGGCCCCACGTCGGGCGTGAGCACGCAGGCCCCGCACGAAGCACCCTCCGTGAGCCGGAAATTGACCTCGAACCCGATGGATTCGTTGGGAATGATGCGCGTGTCGCCGTACAGGTGCAGCATTTCGGCAAAGGGCACGCCCTGCCGGGCCTGCACGCCGAACCGGTCCCGCAGAAGTTCGGCCAGCCAGCCGCGCAGGGGGCGGTACTTGTCCAGCACGCCCACCAGGGAAATGTCGTGCCCGCGCCCGGCATGCGGCTGCCACGGGCGGGCGTGCCCGTACATGGCCAGGTGCACGGCATGCGGGTGGCGCCATTGCGGCGGCAGCGCCCGGAACAGCGAAAGGTGGGGAGTGAACAGCACGTCGAACAGCCGCGCGTAGTGGCGGTGCCAGTGCATGTTCAGGTGGCTGTCGATGGCCCAGTAAGCCTTGCGGCAACGCAGGGTTTCCAGTCCGGCCAGGATCACCCGCGCGCCCAGCGTTTCCTGCTGCACCAGCAGGTCGGGGGCAAAGCCGCGCGCATCCAGCAGGGCGGTGATGTCCACGATGCCGCCGGGCGGGTGCAGGTCCAGCACCTCGTGCCCCATGCGCCGGAACTCGGCGGTCAGGTGCGTGCCGATGCAGGCGATGCGCATGGCCTATCGCTTCAGGCGCGGATCCAGCAGGTCGCGCAGGCTTTCACCCAGCAGATTGTAGCCGAGCACGGTGAGCAGTATGGCGCAGCCCGGAAAGACGGACAGCCACGGGGCTATCTCCAGCACGTCCTTGCCCTCCAGCAGCATGTTGCCCCAACTGGGCATGGGCGGCTGTACGCCAAGCCCCAGAAAGCTCAGGGCCGATTCGGTCAGGATGGCCCCGGCAACGCCCAGCGTGGCGGAAACCAGCACCGGGGCCACGGCGTTGGGCAGCACGTGCAGGGCCAGGATGCGCACCGGACCCGCCCCGGCCAGCCGGGCGGCGGCGATGAAGTCGCGTTCGCGCAGGGACAGGGTTTCCGCCCGCACCAGCCGGGCCACGCCCATCCACGAGGTGAGCCCGATCACCGCCATGATGTTCAGCAGGCTGGGCTCCAGAAAGGCGATGACCGCAAGGATCAGGAAGAACGACGGGAAGCACAGCATGATGTCCACGCAGCGCATGATCAGTTCGTCCGCCAGCCCGCCGAAGTAGCCCGCCGCCAGCCCCAGCGCGAGGCCAATCGCGACGGAAATGCCCACCGAGACAAAGCCCACCCACAGCGACACCCGCGCGCCGTGCAGCATGCGCGAGAGCACGTCGCGGCCAAGGGCATCCGTGCCCAGCAGGTGCGCGGAAGACGGCGGGTGCAGGATGGCGGTAAGGTTCAGCGCGGTGGGGTCGTGCGGGGCTATCCACGGGGCCAGCAGGGCCGCCGCCGACATGACCAGCACCAGCGAAAGGCCGGTGGCCAGCATGGGGTGGCGCATCCAGAAACGCAGCCACAGGCGGGGAGAGAACAGGGCGGCCGCAGTCATGGGTTGCCCCCCCCGTCACCGCTGTCGTCGCCGCCCGTGCCCCCGGTGAGCCGGATGCGCGGATCGGCCAGTCCGTAGCACAGGTCGGCCAGCAGGTTGCCGATCAGCGTCAGTACCGCGCCCAGCACCAGGTTGCCCATGATCAGCGGGTAGTCGCGGGCCATGACAGCCTGGTAGAAGAGTTGCCCCAGGCCGGGCAGGGCGAAGATGGATTCGATGATCACGCTGCCGCCGATGAGCCCCGGCAGCGAAAGCCCCAGGATGGTGATGACCGGCAGCAGCGCGTTGCGCAGCGCGTGGCGGAAGATGACGGTGCGCACCGGCAGCCCCTTGGCCCGTGCGGTAAGGATGTAGTCCTGCCGCAGCACTTCCAGCATGGAGGCGCGCATGAACCGCGAAAGTCCGGCCAGGCTGCCGAAGGTGTAGATGAAGATGGGCATGGCCAGATGGGCTAGGATGTCCCACGCCTTGCCCAGCGGCGACATGGCGGCGTGATCTAGCGATGTCAGGCCGGAAATGGGCAGCCATTGCAGGTGGATGCCGAACAGCAGCATCATCAGCAGGGCCAGCCAGAACCCCGGCATGGCGAACCCCACGAACACCAGCACCGTCATGGCCCGGTCGAACAGCCTGCCCTGCCATTGGGCCGACGCAACCCCGATGGGAATGGCGCACAACAGGGTGAGCAGCAGCGAGGCCACGTTCATGCCCACGGTAAGCGGCAGTCGTTCCTTGATCTTGTCCCACACCGGGCGCGGGTCGCTGGACATGGAATTGCCGAAGTCCAGCCGGGCCAGGCGGCCCAGCCACTGCACGTACTGCACGTGCAGCGGCTTATCCAGGCCGTACAGGGCTTCCAGCCGCTTGCGCGTTTCTGCCCCGGCCAGAGGGTTCATGGTGGTCTGCATGTCCGTGGGCGAACCGGGTGCCAGATGGATGACCCAGAAACTGATCACCGTGATGCCCCAGAACACGAAGAGCATCCACGCCAGCTTGCGCCCCATGCGGCGCAGCATGGCGGCCGTGCGGCCACCGTGTCGCGGCGCGGTGGGGCGGTCGCCGCCGTCGTCGGAATAAACCCCGGAACCGGTGCCCCCTGCGGGCTGGCCGTCGGCAACAGGGGAAGCTTCCGGCGAAGGCGATGCGCCGTCCGTCCGGCTGTTTCCGGCGTGCGGCAAGGGCGGGGTATCGCGTAGATCGCTGGTCACGTCGTCGTTGTCCTTGTCATCGTCCTCGTGCCGGTCGTCGTGCCGATCGTCGTGCCGATCGTCGTGCCGATCGGCATGCCGGTCCTCATGTCGGTTCTCGTGCTGCCCTCCGTGCCGGTTTTCCTGCCTTGCGGGTAATGCCCGCAAGGCACGTGGGCCAGGGCGCCGGGGACGGGGCTACGCCTCGTGTTCCATCCACCCGCGCAGGTCGCGCACTTCCTCGGCCCAGCGGTTCGAAAGGCGCACCTCCATGAACTGGCGGTACACCTCGTCCAGAAAGCCGAGGCAGGTTTCGATCAGGTAGATCTTTTCCAGCAGGCGGGCGTCGGGATCATCGTCCTCGCCGTCCTTTTCCACGGTGGGGGTCTTCAGGCTGTTGAGGGAAAAGTCCTCGGCCCGCAGGCTGACCTGCCAGGAATCGGCCTCGCGTTCAAAGCGCAGCAGGGCGCGGGTCACCTTCTTTCCGGTGGTCAGGCCCATGCGCGCCTCGCGCAGGGGGGACATGGAGCCGGAAACGGTGGCGGTTTCCAGGCTTTCGCCCTCGCCGCCCTGCACCGAAATGCGCTGTTCCATGTGCACGCCAAAGGGGCTGCCGTCAGGCATGCGGAACGAGCCGGGCGCGGTTTCGCTGCGGTACCAAAGCCAGGTCAGGAATTCCTGGCCCAGGATCACGTCGGTGGTCTGGCCGAGATAGGGGGTGTCGCTCATCGTGTATCCTTGTCCGGCGCGCCTACCCGGCGAACCGGGTGGGTTCCAGCGTGTCCAGCCGGGTCATGGCGGCCTCGTCCAGCATCGAGGCGGCCAGCGCGTACGGCGTCAGCGGCTCCAGGTGCAGGTCGAAGGTCAGCGTGAAATAGTCGCAGAACAGGTCGATCATCTTCGACTGCGTGGAGGCGAAGTAGACGACGCCCGTGTCGATGGCCCACAGCACGTTGAATTCAGCGGGGATGGGCAGAAAGCGCGACATCAGGCGCAGCCGGGTCTGTTCCTTCAGTTCCTTCTTGCGCTCGCGCGAGACGAACTTCTTGCCCTGTTCCTTGTTGCGGGCCTCTTC belongs to Nitratidesulfovibrio sp. and includes:
- a CDS encoding AAA family ATPase, producing MLEYLRIRDLALIEDMELDFAPGLNALTGETGAGKSFILKALNFLIGDRLTADMVRPGKEKAHVEALFALADGDMVLRRELTADTGRSRLFINDRLSSQDAVRDMRASLVVHTSQHGQQKLLQPAFQARLLDEFLNRPDLLAARDEGLKELRDVAARREELATRARTLEDRRDVLEFQQREIDKVAPEAGEEDRLEERRRALRDVASAQQAQERALAVLRGEDGPGVAEALGLLERALDGLARLHASAAGDAPDSSGDASGWSGDVATISAFRQGLADLERRLRRRPAPAASDGDDDMDVESIEKRLYELAQLKRKLRRTLDEIVDLRREIEENLSFLDACRLDLRTLEREEEALKERLCAVLAELNPARHEAAARLAQALEGELAGLGFSEHVRVAFDFTPHEPWPGCVEDRARLMWVPNPGQPPQPLDRIASGGELSRFLLAVVGLMARDETATLIFDEVDSGVGGLTLNRVSDRLAALAGRRQVILITHWPQLAARAGRHFQVSKEVADNATFTLCRRLDGEDIRKELARMAGGGGQGEAMARELTS
- a CDS encoding glycosyltransferase, producing the protein MRIACIGTHLTAEFRRMGHEVLDLHPPGGIVDITALLDARGFAPDLLVQQETLGARVILAGLETLRCRKAYWAIDSHLNMHWHRHYARLFDVLFTPHLSLFRALPPQWRHPHAVHLAMYGHARPWQPHAGRGHDISLVGVLDKYRPLRGWLAELLRDRFGVQARQGVPFAEMLHLYGDTRIIPNESIGFEVNFRLTEGASCGACVLTPDVGPDQDALFEDGHEMVVYTDGLDLLEKLRFLLRKPDVAERIGRAAWERVQAHHLPGHRAATVLDAVDRAPGNAATGAAGAEALWLTLFHRMRGGALDLPPDAVSTALDTLPETPANMAARLRAAAEPPKGQPPLPVRETPALAELFDRLLATGAHADDVDVNVAAAGAALLRGDLKAAKPFWYRLHQARQPRAPEKPQSVYHACLLWAELLRREDRDAQPGFTYDPERHCPEAAFEMLVLAQRHNGGDLEWMRGVERLTSRRKALTFYRLGILARLALEPGAPWRTQAEYGLASLRAYRVEQGLHELAEAGRRATTEGQERAFLRLLDGHGPGGHLRRGLDMAPATPSAAAPAPSSAAPPGTPQTANPNAEIDLSPNAITAPPADDGHRT
- a CDS encoding ABC transporter permease; protein product: MTAAALFSPRLWLRFWMRHPMLATGLSLVLVMSAAALLAPWIAPHDPTALNLTAILHPPSSAHLLGTDALGRDVLSRMLHGARVSLWVGFVSVGISVAIGLALGLAAGYFGGLADELIMRCVDIMLCFPSFFLILAVIAFLEPSLLNIMAVIGLTSWMGVARLVRAETLSLRERDFIAAARLAGAGPVRILALHVLPNAVAPVLVSATLGVAGAILTESALSFLGLGVQPPMPSWGNMLLEGKDVLEIAPWLSVFPGCAILLTVLGYNLLGESLRDLLDPRLKR
- a CDS encoding ABC transporter permease; translated protein: MLRRMGRKLAWMLFVFWGITVISFWVIHLAPGSPTDMQTTMNPLAGAETRKRLEALYGLDKPLHVQYVQWLGRLARLDFGNSMSSDPRPVWDKIKERLPLTVGMNVASLLLTLLCAIPIGVASAQWQGRLFDRAMTVLVFVGFAMPGFWLALLMMLLFGIHLQWLPISGLTSLDHAAMSPLGKAWDILAHLAMPIFIYTFGSLAGLSRFMRASMLEVLRQDYILTARAKGLPVRTVIFRHALRNALLPVITILGLSLPGLIGGSVIIESIFALPGLGQLFYQAVMARDYPLIMGNLVLGAVLTLIGNLLADLCYGLADPRIRLTGGTGGDDSGDGGGNP
- the rdgC gene encoding recombination-associated protein RdgC — encoded protein: MGFLNASSSFTRFRIADPVPATLWPTLTDKLKQFCFRDIDATSDERSWGWVCFDDMLDMAWRTAPPEKGGYIAFSLRQDTRRIPAAVLKKHLSLALREEEARNKEQGKKFVSRERKKELKEQTRLRLMSRFLPIPAEFNVLWAIDTGVVYFASTQSKMIDLFCDYFTLTFDLHLEPLTPYALAASMLDEAAMTRLDTLEPTRFAG